A genome region from Triticum aestivum cultivar Chinese Spring chromosome 2B, IWGSC CS RefSeq v2.1, whole genome shotgun sequence includes the following:
- the LOC123044218 gene encoding oligouridylate-binding protein 1 — protein sequence MLPQQSQAAAMMQQAAAMQSMYAMPPPPHHHHLLGAAPPQQIEPILTGNLPPGFDTSTCRSVYVGNIHVQVTEALLREVFQSAGSVDGCKLIRKEKSSYGFVDYYERGSAALAILTLNGKQIFGQPIRVNWAYASGQREDTTDHFHIFVGDLSPEVTDSALFAFFSAYSPNCSDARVMWDQKTGRSRGYGFVSFRNQQDAQSAINDLNGQWLGNRQIRCNWATKGANSGEDQLTSDSKSIADVNNNFTENAKQKSNEDAPENNPLYRTVYVGNLAHEVTQDVLHRFFHALGAGAIEEVRVQHGKGFGFVKYSNHAETALAIQTGNGRILGGKPVKCSWGNKPTPPGTTSAPLPPPAAPSHPAAADLVAYQRAIAMSKMASTQALMQAQHLRHAAMGMGVGASQAMYDGTFQNVGASQQQQQQQQQLMYY from the exons ATGCTGCCGCAGCAGAGCCAGGCCGCGGCGATGATGCAGCAGGCGGCCGCGATGCAGTCCATGTACGCgatgccgccgccgcctcaccaccaccacctcctcggcgCCGCGCCGCCGCAGCAG ATAGAGCCAATTCTCACTGGAAATCTGCCACCTGGTTTTGATACAAGTACATGCCGCAGTGT ATATGTCGGCAATATTCATGTTCAAGTGACTGAGGCACTTCTCCGAGAGGTTTTTCAGAGTGCTGGTTCAGTTGACGGATGCAAGCTTATAAGAAAAGAGAAG TCCTCATATGGTTTTGTTGACTACTATGAACGCGGATCAGCTGCCCTAGCAATTTTGACACTTAACGGGAAGCAAAT TTTTGGGCAGCCTATCAGAGTTAATTGGGCATATGCTAGCGGTCAGAGGGAGGATACAACAG ACCATTTCCATATTTTTGTTGGTGATCTTAGCCCTGAGGTCACGGATTCTGCATTATttgcattcttctcagcatattccccTAACTGCTC TGATGCTCGAGTAATGTGGGACCAAAAGACCGGAAGATCAAGAGGTTATGGCTTTGTTTCCTTCAGGAATCAACAG GATGCGCAGAGTGCCATAAATGACTTAAATG GTCAGTGGCTTGGAAATCGGCAGATTCGTTGCAACTGGGCAACAAAAGGTGCCAACAGTGGCGAGGACCAGCTAACATCAGATTCGAAAAGTATAGCTGATGTAAATAACAATTTCACAG AAAATGCAAAGCAGAAATCAAACGAAGATGCTCCCGAGAATAATCCACTGTACAGAACTGTTTATGTTGGGAACCTTGCTCACGAG GTTACTCAAGACGTGCTTCACCGTTTCTTCCATGCACTTGGTGCTGGAGCCATCGAGGAGGTGCGTGTCCAGCATGGCAAAGGCTTTGGTTTTGTCAAGTACAGCAATCATGCCGAAACTGCCCTTGCAATTCAGACGGGTAATGGTCGTATTTTGGGTGGTAAACCAGTCAAG TGTTCCTGGGGCAACAAGCCTACACCCCCTGGTACCACCTCTGCGCCACTGCCCCCTCCTGCTGCTCCTAGCCACCCCGCTGCCGCCGATCTCGTAGCGTATCAACGTGCTATTGCGATGAGCAAGATGGCTTCAACCCAGGCATTGATGCAGGCTCAGCATCTCAGGCACGCAGCCATGGGGATGGGTGTAGGTGCGAGTCAGGCGATGTACGATGGTACTTTCCAGAACGTCGGTGCCtcgcagcagcaacagcagcagcagcagcagctcatgtACTATTAA